The genomic interval CGTGGCGGATAGAGACCGAACTGTCTCACGACGTTCTGAACCCAGCTCGCGTGCCGCTTTAATGGGCGAACAGCCCAACCCTTGGGACCTTCTTCAGCCCCAGGATGCGACGAGCCGACATCGAGGTGCCAAACCTCCCCGCCGCTGTGGACGCTCGGGGGAGATCAGCCTGTTATCCCCGGGGTAACTTTTATCCGTTGATCGATGGCCCTTCCACACGGGACCACCGGTTCACTAGGCCCGGCTTTCGCCCCTGCTCGGCTTGCAGGCCTCACAGTCAGGCTCCCTTCTACCCTTGCGCTCTCCGGCGGATTTCCGTCCCGCCTGAGGGAACCTTTGGGCGCCTCCGTTACCCTTTAGGAGGCGACCGCCCCAGTCAAACTGCCCGCCAAGCGCTGTCCCCAATTCCTTGGGTTAGGCCCCCAGCCGCATCAGGGTGGTATTTCACCGGCGCCTCCACCGCCCCCGAAAGGGCGGCTTCACAGGCTCCCACCTATCCTACGCAGACGCGACCAAGAGCCAACACCAGGCTGCAGTAAAGCTCCACGGGGTCTTTTCGTCCTGCCACGGGTAGGCCGCATCTTCACGGCCAGTTCAATTTCACCGGGTCCCTCGCCGAGACAGCGCTCCGGTCGTTACGCTTTTCGTGCAGGTCGGAACTTACCCGACAAGGAATTTCGCTACCTTAGGACCGTTATAGTTACGGCCGCCGTTCACCGGGGCTTCGGTTCAGGGCTTGCACCCTTCCCCTTGACCTTCCGGCACCGGGCAAGCGTCGCTCCCTATACCTCCTCTTACGAGTTCGCAGAGAGCTGTGTTTTTGGTAAACAGTCGCCAGAGCCTGTTCACTGCGGCTCCCCAATGGTGCCCGGAGGCACCACCGGGAGCACCCCTTCTCCCGAAGTTACGGGGCCAACTTGCAGAGTTCCTTGGCGAGGGTTCTCCCGCGCGCCTGAGTGCTCTTGCACCCGCCCACCTGTGTCGGTTTCCGGTACGGGTTCCCATGGGTTGTGCTTAGAGGCTTTTCTTGGCTCCCTGGCTTCGGGGGGTTGTCACCCTCACGGGCTTCCCCACCACGCAGAGCTCCCGGGGAGCGGATTTGCCTACCCCCCACCCTGCGCTTCTGGCCGGGCTCGTCCATGGCTCCGGTCCCCCTAGCCTAGAGCGTCCCCCCATCGCACCCATGGGAAGGGCCGGAATATTAACCGGCTGCCCTTCGGCTACGCCTTTCGGCCTCACCTTAGGTCCCGCCTAACCCTACGCTGACGACCATTGCGTAGGAACCCTTGGGCTTACGGCGACAGGGATTCTCACCCTGTTTATCGTTACTCATGCCGGCATTCGCACTTCCCTTACCTCCAGCCGCCCTCGCGGACGACCTTCATCGGCATCGGGAACGCTCCCCTACCGCCTGGGGGATCACCCCCCAGACCCGCAGCTTCGGCGCTGGGCTTAAGCCCCGATCATTTTCGGCGCAGCGTCGCTCGACCAGTGAGCTATTACGCACTCTTTAAAGGATGGCTGCTTCTAAGCCAACCTCCTGGCTGTCTCAGCGACGCCACATCCTTTCCCACTTAGCCCAGACTTCGGGACCTTAGCTGGCGGTCTCGGTTGTTCCCGCGCTCGGACGCGGACGTTATCGCCCGCGCCCTCACTCCCAGGCTCCACCTGGGACCCTTCGGAGTTTGACAGGGTTTGGTAGGCTGGTGGGCCCCCTAGCCCTATCAGTGCTCTACAGGCCCCAGTCAGCGCCTGAGGCTGACCCTAAAGTCATTTCGGGGAGAACCAGCTATCTCCGGGTTCGGTTAGCTTTTCACTCCTAACCCCAGCTCATCCGAGGGGTTTGCATCCCCCACCGGTTCGGGCCTCCACTGGGCTTCACCCCAGCTTCACCCTGGCCAGGGCTAGCTCACCCGGTTTCGGGTCCACGGCCGCGGACTAACGCCCTGTTCGGACTCGGTTTCCCTACGCCTCCGCCTCAACGGCTTAAGCTCGCCCACGACCGTGAGTCGCCGGCTCATGCTTCAATAGGCACGCCGCAACCCCCAAAGGGGCCGCGACTGCTTGTAAGCCCACGGTTTCAGGCTCTATTTCACTCCCCTCCCGGGGTTCTTTTCACCTTTCCCTCACGGTACTGGTGCGCTATCGGTCACCCGGAGTACTTAGCCTTAGGCGGTGGTCCGCCCAGATTCCCCCATGGCTCCACGAACCACGGGGTACTCGGGTACCCTCACCTATCCCCTCCCCTTTCGCCTACAGGGCTTTCACCTTCTCTGGCGCTGCTTCCCAGCAGCTTCGGCTAGGGTCAGAGATTCGGCATCCGAGGGCCCCACTACCCCGCCCGGACAAGCCAGGCGGTTTAGGCTCTTCCCCTTTCGCTCGCCGCTACTCAGGGAGTCGCTTTCGCTTTCCTCTCCTCTGGGTACTGAGATGTTTCAGTTCCCCAGGTTCCCCCCGCCAAATCGGCGGTGACCCGTGTTCCCACGGGCCGGGTTCCCCCATTCGGACATCCAGGGATCAACGCCCGCTACCGGCTCCCCCTGGCTTATCGCAGGTAGCCACGTCCTTCATCGGCTCGGGTGCCAAGGCATCCACCGTGGGCCCTTAGCATCTTGACCCTCAAAGGCCGCTCATCACGGCCTCCAACCACCTATCCTCCACCCCAGCTTTCAAGATCCCCCGCCGCCCCTTCAGGCAGCGCAAAGAAAAAACTACCAGACCAAAACAAGACTGTCAAGGGGGGTGGAGGCTTTTGGGATAAGCTAAGGCTGTGCGTAGCCTACTGGTGCGGCTTCTCCTCAACACCCTGGCCCTTTGGGTGGTGAGCCTGGTGTACCCAGGGGTTTCCTTCGCCCGGGAGGCAGGGCTTTTGGACTACTTGGTGGCGGGTGCGGTATGGGGACTGGCCAATGCCCTGCTGCGGCCCCTTCTCCTTTTCCTGACCCTGCCCTTGAACCTCATGACCCTGAGCCTCTTCACCCTGGTGATCAACGGCATCGTGCTTTACCTGGTGGCCGAAACCACGGCCCTTCAGGTGCCGGGCTTTGCTGAAGCCCTCATCGGGGCCTTGATCCTTTCCCTGGCAAGCCTTCTTCTCAGCTGGCTTTTCCGCGACTAGCGGTTTTCCATCACGTAGCGGGAAAGCTCCTCGATCAGGACCTCCTGCTCGGTGATGATGGCCTTGACCGCATCCCCGATGGAAACCACCCCAACCACCCTCCCTTCCTCCAAGACAGGAAGATGCCGCACCCGGTGCTCGGTCATCAGGCGCATGGCCTCTTGCAAGGTGGTTTCGGGAGTCACCGTGATCACCTCGCGGGTCATGACCTCCTCCACCAGGGTGTCCTTGGAAAACCGGCCCAGGAGGACCAGCTTCCGGGCATAGTCCCGCTCGGAGAAGATGCCAAGAAGCCGATCTCCCTCCATGACCAAGAGGGCCCCGATGTCGTGCTCCGCCAGCTTGCGCAAAGCCTCCAGCACCGTGGCCTTGGGGTGAACGCTATAAACCCCTCCCCCCTTGCGCAACAGAACCTGCCGAACGGTCACAGAACCCCCTTTCCTTTAGGGGCTCATTATACCAGACCGGGCAAGCGCTTATCGCACGGTGAGCACGGGCCCCACCGCATGGCGCACCACGTGTTCCGCGGTACTTCCCAGGATCAGGCGGCGCACCGGCGCCCCCAGGGCCAGAAGATCCGAAGGGGTTTGCAAGGACAAAAGGTGCTCTGCGGGGTCGCCCGAGAAGGCAAGGGACTCCACCCGGATCCCCTGGTCCTGCAAGTAGGTCTGCGCCTCGAGGGCCCAGGTCCCTGCCTGCACCGGATCCTCGTGCACGCTCACCACCCGCACCAAAAGCCCCAGGGGTTTGGCCAAACTGGCTAAGGTGTGCAAGGCCCGCACCGCGCTTTCCGAAGCGTTGTAACCCAGGATGGCCCCCTCAATCTCCACGTAGTCGGTGGGCGCCACCAAAACCGGGGTCGGCGAGGTTCTTAAAACCCTATCCACGGTGCTTCCCAACCCCACGAAGCTTCCCCCGTGGGCTTCCCCGCTTCGGCCCATGACCAGGAGGTCTGCGGTGCGGGCATGGCGCAGGATCACCTCGTGGGGCAACCCGGTTTCCATGAAAACCTCCGCCTGAAGCCCCGCTTCCTCAGCGCTTTTGCGAATGCGCTCCAATAAGGCCTCGCCATGGGCGGAAAGGGCCTTTTCCAGCTCTTCCCGGTAGGCGGGCACGGGCACGGTAAGGGCCCCGAAGTCCATGAGCTCCAGCACCCGGATGAGGCGGGAATCCCGGACGTAGAGGGCCACCAACTTGGCGGAAAGCTTGTAGCAAAGCCACTCCGCCAGCACCTCCGCCCCCCGGGCCTGGGGAGAGCCATCCGTGGCCAGAAGAATCCTCATGGATCTATCTTACGGCCCTCAGGCCCAGCCCCCGGTTCCCGTACCCCCTGGGCCAAGGCCCAGGCGGGCAGGATCAAGGCCCCCAGGGCAAGGAGAACCGGCATCACGCCAAATGCCTCTATCAGGCGTCCTATGGGGGCGTAGAAAAGCCCGGCGAAGCCCCAGGTGAAGCCCATGAGGAGCCCGGAAACCGTGGCCGTTTGGCCCGGTTCCAACTCCTGGGCCAGGGCCACAGCCACCGGGATCCCCGCGTTCATCAAGGCCCCGGTCAGGGCCAAAAGGACCAGGTAGGACACGCCCCCTGGGGGCAGGAAAAGCAGGCACAGATACAGGGGGAGCCCGAAGGCCAGGGTCCCCGCCAAGACCGCCTTTCGCCCCAGGCGGTCGGAAAGGGTACCCCCAAGGAAGGTACCCAGGGTGGCGGAGAAGCTATAGGTGGAAAGGCTCAAGGCAATATACGCATCGGAGAGGCCCTTTTGCGTAAACCAGTAGGGCAAGGTGGTGGAAAAGCTCATAAATACCAGGCTCCTTAAGGTGGCCATCCCCCAAAGCCGGGCCACATCCCCGCGAAAGACCCTCAGGAAGTCCCTGAAACCCGCGGGCTTTCCCTGGCGCCGCACAGGAGGCAGGCGCAGGAGAAGCAGGGCCGGCACCAAGGCAAGTGGGGTTAACCACAATAGGCCCCTAAGCCCCCAGGCCCCCACGGCGAACAAGGCCACCACCGGCCCCAGGGAAAGGCCCAGGTACCCGGCGGACCCAAAAAAGGAGAGCCAAAACCCTCTCCGCTCCCTGGGAGCAAACTCCCCCACCAGGCTGGCCCCCGAGGCGTGGAAAAGGGCCGAACCCAAGCCGGCAAGCCCCAGGACCAAAAGCAGTACCTCGAACCGAGGCCATAGGCCCAAGGAGCCCATGCCCAAAGCCACCAGCACCGGCCCTAAGGCCGCCAAAAGCCTTCGGTCCAACCGGTCGGCAACGAGGCCGGCCAGAGGCTGGAAAAGGCTACCCGTGAGGGAATACACGGACACCAGAAGCCCCACTGTCCCTAACCCTACCCCAAAGTGGGCCATCAATTTGGGCAGAAGGGGCGTGAGGAAGTTGGAGAAGAGGTCGTTGACCGTGTGAAGCCAGGCTAGGAGAAGCGGCAGCACCCTCCCATGCTAAACCCCTTCCTCAGGGGGAATGTGTTACAATCCCTTCGTGCTCGTGGGCTTTCCGGTAAGCGGGGGCAAAACAAAAATGGCGCGCCCGAGAGGACTCGAACCTCTGACCTTCGGCTCCGGAGGCCGACGCTCTATCCAGCTGAGCTACGGGCGCACTCAGCGGGATGTATCCTAGCACGCTAAGGAGGAGGCGGTCAAGTGTTCGGTATTAGCAAGAAAGCCATCACCATCCTTTTCGGTCTTCTGGCCTTGGCCTTCGCCGTGGGGGCCATCCTCCTCTTCACCCCGCAGGCAGGGCAGCAGGCGCGGGGCAAACCCGTGCTGTGGGTGAACGGGAAGGCAGTTTACGAGCTGGACCTGCTCAGGCTCCAGGGAAACGATCCCCTCTACGCCGCAAACCCGCAAGGGCTTCTAAAGAACCTGGTGGACACCTATTTCCTGGAGCAGGTAATCCTCACCGAGGCCCTCAAACAGGATGCTGCCCGGATACGGGTGGGCAGCGCCGAGGTGCGCAAGGAGGTGGACCGCATCCGGGAACAGTTTGGCCTAAAGGACAAGAAGGCCTACGAGCAGTTCCTGAACCAGGTGGGGTACACGGATGCCCAGCTCAGGGGCGAGGTAAAAACCCAGCTCCAGATCCAGAAGCGCCTCGAGCAGATCCGCTCCGCGGCCAAGCCCACCCCGGAAGAGGTGCGGTTTTACTTTGAGGTGCACCAGGAGGATTACAAGGGTGAGCCCCGGGTGAAGGCCCGCCAGATCGTGGTGGACGACGCCAAGCTGGCGGCGGAGCTTCTGGCCAAGGCCAAGGCCGGGGAGGACTTTGCCGCCTTGGCCAAGCAGCACTCCAAGGTGGGTGCCGAGCAAGGTGGGGCCCTGGGGGCTGCTCCAGGAGAAAGCGAGCCCAAACCCGTGACCAAGGTGGTCTTCCCCGAGAAGGTGGCGGAGGCAGTCTTCGCCAAGCAGGGGCCTGGCCTGGTAGGGCCCATAGAGGCAGGGGGCCGGTACTACCTGGTGAAGGTGGAGGAGTACCTGCCCCCCAAGGTGCCTCCCTTTGAGGAGGTGAAGGAGCAGGTGGAGAAGGATGCCCAGGAGGCCAAGGGGAACGGGGCCCTCGAGGCCTACCTGGAAGACCTCCGCCGGAAGGCCCAGGTGCGCTTCGCCGAGGATAGCCCCTACAGCTACAAGAACCC from Thermus antranikianii DSM 12462 carries:
- a CDS encoding peptidylprolyl isomerase, with amino-acid sequence MFGISKKAITILFGLLALAFAVGAILLFTPQAGQQARGKPVLWVNGKAVYELDLLRLQGNDPLYAANPQGLLKNLVDTYFLEQVILTEALKQDAARIRVGSAEVRKEVDRIREQFGLKDKKAYEQFLNQVGYTDAQLRGEVKTQLQIQKRLEQIRSAAKPTPEEVRFYFEVHQEDYKGEPRVKARQIVVDDAKLAAELLAKAKAGEDFAALAKQHSKVGAEQGGALGAAPGESEPKPVTKVVFPEKVAEAVFAKQGPGLVGPIEAGGRYYLVKVEEYLPPKVPPFEEVKEQVEKDAQEAKGNGALEAYLEDLRRKAQVRFAEDSPYSYKNPPVAKVGDREILLSEVLQPVFSNQQTASLIQQGLGELAVQFFLPQTLESLIDRELLVEAAKKSGKPYIGSKDQIAQAYLLYETRGLTATEEEARKFYAENPALFTIPASAEVTGVVFKAEAKAKAFREAALKGGDLQALAKAQEGSVTEYGTVNPNQLPAVFDRLVFKVKETFPKGPLGEVSEVVKLEDGTFAVLIIKDRKAEVLKPFAEVAEQAKEGIINRKRQQQAQALIQELRKAAKIENRLSQVLAELTPKTQEPAKSPTQEAPKEAPSKP
- a CDS encoding phage holin family protein, with the translated sequence MRSLLVRLLLNTLALWVVSLVYPGVSFAREAGLLDYLVAGAVWGLANALLRPLLLFLTLPLNLMTLSLFTLVINGIVLYLVAETTALQVPGFAEALIGALILSLASLLLSWLFRD
- a CDS encoding MFS transporter produces the protein MLPLLLAWLHTVNDLFSNFLTPLLPKLMAHFGVGLGTVGLLVSVYSLTGSLFQPLAGLVADRLDRRLLAALGPVLVALGMGSLGLWPRFEVLLLVLGLAGLGSALFHASGASLVGEFAPRERRGFWLSFFGSAGYLGLSLGPVVALFAVGAWGLRGLLWLTPLALVPALLLLRLPPVRRQGKPAGFRDFLRVFRGDVARLWGMATLRSLVFMSFSTTLPYWFTQKGLSDAYIALSLSTYSFSATLGTFLGGTLSDRLGRKAVLAGTLAFGLPLYLCLLFLPPGGVSYLVLLALTGALMNAGIPVAVALAQELEPGQTATVSGLLMGFTWGFAGLFYAPIGRLIEAFGVMPVLLALGALILPAWALAQGVREPGAGPEGRKIDP
- a CDS encoding CBS domain-containing protein, whose product is MTVRQVLLRKGGGVYSVHPKATVLEALRKLAEHDIGALLVMEGDRLLGIFSERDYARKLVLLGRFSKDTLVEEVMTREVITVTPETTLQEAMRLMTEHRVRHLPVLEEGRVVGVVSIGDAVKAIITEQEVLIEELSRYVMENR
- a CDS encoding universal stress protein, yielding MRILLATDGSPQARGAEVLAEWLCYKLSAKLVALYVRDSRLIRVLELMDFGALTVPVPAYREELEKALSAHGEALLERIRKSAEEAGLQAEVFMETGLPHEVILRHARTADLLVMGRSGEAHGGSFVGLGSTVDRVLRTSPTPVLVAPTDYVEIEGAILGYNASESAVRALHTLASLAKPLGLLVRVVSVHEDPVQAGTWALEAQTYLQDQGIRVESLAFSGDPAEHLLSLQTPSDLLALGAPVRRLILGSTAEHVVRHAVGPVLTVR